The genomic interval TGTACCTGCATTTCTCAACATCAGAGGACGCAGCTATCGCGACGGAGTAGACATTACGCCTGATGAAGTATACAAGAAGCTTGTAAAGAGCGATGTGCCTATCACCACTTCTCAACCCCCGCCCGGTGATTTTGCCGAAACTTACAGGCATGTTTTAAAAGAAGCCGATGAAATAGTGTCTATCCATGCGACCTCCAAGCTGAGCGGCATTTACAATTCGGCTGTTCAGGCACGCGAAATGGTCAACGCAAAAGGGCGCATAGAGGTGGTTGATTCAGCGAGCGTCTCGATGGGTTTGGGACTCGTCGCTATTGCGGCTGCTCGCGTGGCAAAGGCCGGAGTAGGTTTACCCGGAGTCCTTGAAGAAACCCGCAAAGCCGTAAATCAGGTTCATATATGGGCAGTTTTCGACACGCTGAAATATGTTTTACGCGGGGGGAGACTCGGTAGAGCTAGCTCTCTTTTGGGCAGTGTGCTGAACGTCAAACCTGTTCTTACCATGAAAGATGGCGTAATACACCCGGCGGGGTTCGTGCGCACCCGGGCCAGGGGAATAGAAAAGCTACTGGATAATTTGAAACGCTTTCATAACGTCCAGGATGTCGGTATAGTTCATAGCAGCACACCCGAAGAAGCGCAGACGCTGCGCTGCCGTTTGAGCGCGCTGGTGGATAAAAACCGCATTTATGTTTCCCGCCTGGGCCCCGCGCTGGGCGTACATGGCGGTCCTGGTACGCTGATACTGGCCTTACGCGCCAGCGATACCCCCAAAAGCAGCGTGGAAGATGCCATCGAAAAGGCGCGCAAGCGCATTCAACTGCCTTCTTTCCATGCGCCCAAATTAAATATTTCTCCCCTTTCCTGATAACTGGAGAGGATGACCTTGCCGCTGGATAGCACGCGCCTGCGCCAGATTCTCGAGCAGGAGAAGAAGCTCGACTACAGCAACAAGTCCGTTTTCGGCGGCCTCGACCTTTTCCTGGCTAACTGGTTCGGTCAGGCCGTATCCCAGATAAGCCAACCCTCCCGCCTCAAACAGCTTCGAAAATTGTACCCACCGGCTTTCAGCTATGGCACTCTCTCGCCGCAAGAACGAGAAAAATGGATAGACAGCCTGCTGACTTTTGTAAAGCAGGATGATGCGCCTCAGTCCAGCGAGAAGGTCATAGACACAGCAAAGGAATCCTCCGTGGCCAGAAAAACTCTATCCCCGCAAACTGCGACCGCCGCCTCCCTAGACTCCCCGGTAACAGTCATCAAGGGAATTGCCGGCGCCCTCTCGGACCGCTTCGCCAGATTAGGCGTGCGCACCATCCGCGACCTGCTTTACTATTTTCCCAACAGGCACCTGGACTACAGCCGGTTGCAGACTGTTTCTCAGTTAAGAGAGGGCAATGACCAGACCATCATGGCCAACGTCTGGGAAGTGCGGCCGACCTTGCTCGGCGGGCGGCGCAGCACCGAGGCCACGCTGGGCGACGAAAGCGGCAACGTGAGAGCCGTCTGGTTCAATAACCCTTATGTCGCCCGCCAGATGAAATCCGGCGACCGCATTGTCATGAGCGGCAGGGTAAAGATATTCGCCGGGAGGCCGGTTTTCGAATCGCCCGAATGGGAACTGGCCGAAGACAGGGAACTGGTGCATACGGGCAGGCTGGTGCCCCTCTATCCGCTGACGTCCGGTCTGCATCAGCGCCAGGTGCGCAAACTTGTCAAAAGCGTGGTGGACGACTGGGCCAGCAAGCTGCCGGAATTTATGCCCGTCCAAATCTTGAGACGGTTAACCCTGTTAGGGCTTAATAAAGCTATCGCTCAGGCTCATTTTCCAGACGACGCGCAGCTTAAAGACCATGCCAGGGTGAGGCTGGCCTTCGACGAACTCTTTTTGTTGCAACTGGGGGTCATGGCCAAAAAACGCAAATGGCAGACGGAGCAACCGGGCATCCCTCTTGAGATAGACAAGGCCGTGCTGGAGCGTTTTATCTCCTCTTTGCCCTTTAACCTCACGCAGGCCCAGAGGCGCGTTACGGCGGAAATCGTGGGCGACTTATCCAGGCCCGTGGCCATGTCGCGCCTGTTACAGGGCGAGGTGGGCAGCGGCAAGACGGTGGTAGCCCTGGAGGCCCTGCTCATGGCGGTGGCCAACGGCTATCAGGGAGCGCTGATGGCTCCCACCGAAATTCTGGCAGGACAGCACTTCGCCAGCGTCTGCAGCATGTTGGCTGGCATGGGTAAGGCGGATAGTAAAGACGAATCGCTCTGTGTCTTTTCGGGCATCACTGCTAAACCCCTTAGCATTGCGCTGCTGATAAGTGACGTCAAAGGATCTGCCAAAAAGGAGCTAAAAGAGAAGCTGCTGTCCGGCGAAATCGACATCATAATAGGAACGCACGCCCTTATCCAGAAAGAGGTTGGATTTGCCAAACTGGGGCTGGTGGTGGTGGATGAGCAGCACCGCTTCGGCGTAGAGCAGCGTTCGGCTTTACGGCAGAAGGGATATAATCCCCACATGCTGGTGATGACGGCTACCCCCATTCCTCGCACCCTGGCTCTTACGCTTTACGGCGACCTCGACCTGTCGGTCATAGACGAGCTCCCTCCCGGCAGGCAGGAGATAAAGACCAAGTGGTTTTCTCCCGCCCAGCGCGAATCAGCCTACCGCTTTTTACGCAAGCAGGTTCTCGAAGGGCACCAGACGTTCATCATCTGCCCGCTGGTGGAGGAATCGGATAGTGTGCAGGCGAAGGCCGCCATAGCCGAGTACGAGAGGTTGTCCAGCCAGGTATTCCCCGATTTACGCCTGGCTCTGCTGCATGGGCGCATGTCCGCCGCCGATAAGGAAAGGGTGATGGTGGCGTTCCATAGCCACGAATGCGACGTCCTCGTATCCACGCCCGTGGTCGAAGTCGGCATAGACGTGCCCAACGCCACGGTCATGATGATAGAAAGCGCCGACAGGTTCGGCTTGTCGCAACTGCACCAGTTCCGCGGACGGGTGGGGCGCGGCGCGGCCCAGAGTTACTGCATGCTCATGGCCGAAAACCCATCCGACATCGGCAGGCTCAGGCTGGATATCATCGAGACCACTCAGGACGGGTTCAAACTGGCTGACGAAGACCTCAAATTGCGCGGACCGGGCGAGTTTTTCGGTACGCGCCAGTCCGGTCTGCCAGACCTGCGCATGGCGAAGCTGTCCGATATTGCCATACTCGAGATGGCCCGCGCGGAAGCCACGCGTTTGTTCCAGGAAGACCCTGACTTGAAAACCTCGGAAAACCGGCCACTGGCAAAAGAGCTTTCCAGAATCTGGCCGCAAAAAAGCGGCGAGTGGAGCTAGAGGCAGTGCGTCTGTAAAGGCACAATGCATTGTGCCCTTGCGACTTGACCGTGTATCGTGACCTGGTGGCCATTCCTGTGCGTAACCCCGCGTTTTGAGCGTCAGGCGCATCTCTGTGCTATAATCGTAAATCTAACTCATTATATAAACGGAGTATTCATTTGGACGGTATACTTGAGATAAAACAAAAGATAGCGGCCTTGCTCAAACAGGCTGCCGAACAGGCTCAAAAGGAAAGCAAACTGCCGCAGGTGGCGCTGCCAGAAATCATTGTAGAGAGGCCCCAGAACAGCGGACACGGAGATTATGCTTCAAGCCTGCCTTTGAAACTGGCGCGCTCCATCGGGAAAAACCCCATTGCTATCGCGCAGGCTATCGCCGAGCTGATTCCATCCACGCCGGAGCTGGCGTCTGTGACGGTAGCCCCTCCCGGCTTTATCAATTTCACTTTACGCTCCGACTGGTTGAGCAAACAGGTGGAGGAAATCCTGGACGCCGGCGAGAATTTCGGTGATGTCGATGTGGGTAAAGGCCAGTCGGTACAGGTGGAATTCGTCAGCGCCAATCCCACCGGCCCTTTGCACGTGGGCCATGGGCGCGGCGCGGTGCTCGGCAGCACGCTGGCGAATATCCTCGAAGCTGCCGGTTTCAACGTGGAAAAGGAATACTACATCAATGATGCCGGCAGCCAGATGATGGCTTTTTACCGCTCGCTTTATGCTCGTTACCAGCAGGCGTGCGGCATAGATGTCGAGATGCCTCAGGAAGGCTACTTCGGCCAGTACGTAATAGACCTGGCGCGAGAGATTAAGTCTGAAGAAGGCGACAGGTTTCTCAACCTTCCGGCTGATGAAGGCGCAGTAGAACTTGGCAAAATCGGCGTTACCAAGATGCTGGCGCTAATCCGTGGGGACCTCCAACTGCTGGGTGTCGATTTCGATTGCTGGTTTTCGGAGCAGAGCCTTTATGACAATGGCCAGTTTGTCAGAGTGATGGATATATTGCGCCGGGAAGGACACCTGGCCGAAAAAGAAGGCGCCACCTGGTTTGTCTCTACAGCTCTCGGTGAAGATAAGGACAACGTGGTGGTGCGCTCGAGCGGCTCTTCAACCTATTTCGGCACGGATATCGCCTATCATTACAACAAATTCATCGAGCGCCGCTTTGACCGGGTAATAGACATCTGGGGTGCCGACCACCAAGGCCATGTTTCGCGCATGAGCGCTGTCATGGGCGCTCTGGGCGTCGACCCGGCCAGGCTGCGCGTCATCATTTCCCAATTGGTTACTTTGCGCCGCGGCGGCGAGAGCGTGCGCGTTTCCAAGCGCAGCGGCGACATGATAACACTGCGAGATGTGATAGACGAAGTGGGGGTTGATGCCTGCCGCTTTTTCTTCCTGGCGCGTTCGGCCGACAGCCAGATGGACTTCGACCTGGAGCTAGCCAAGAAAGAATCTTCGGAAAACCCCGTGTATTATGTCCAGTATGCCCATGCCCGCATTGCCAGCATTCTGCGGCTGGCGCGCGATGAAGGAATAGATTTCTCCGATGGGGAAGTAGCTTTGCTCACCGAAGAGCCGGAGCTGGCTCTTGTGCGCCTGATGTTGCAGCTGCCTGAAATCGTCGAATTCTCAGCGCGCACGCTGGAGCCTCAAAACCTGCCTCATTATGCCCAGGACCTGGCCACCTGCTTCCACAGTTTCTACAAGCAATGCCGTGTTATTGCGCAACAGAGCCCCGAGCAAAGCAAGGCACGACTCAAGCTGGTAGCCGCAGCCAAAGTCGTGCTGGCCAGAGCACTCGGTCTGATGGGAATGACGGCGCCGGAGACGATGTAAGGACTATACCGCCAGGCAGGTCACGGTGCGTGAAATGCCTTCTACTGCGTGTATCTTGCCGGTTATGATGTCGCCAATTTCATTGAGGGTGTCAGCTTCGATAACGGCGATGATATCATATGGGCCGGTGACGGTGTCGACGGATTTGACGCCTTTCATCTTGTGCAACGTAGAGACCACATCTTTGTTCTTGCCCACGGCGGTTTCAACAAGGACGAAAGCTTTGGCGGCCATAGAATCCTCCTCGTAAGATAATCTGCATGGGATACGTTTGAGTGATAGGATTATAATTGGCTCACAGAATGCTGTCAAACTATATTGAAGCCAAGCAGAGAGATGAGATCCTGTGTTTAGTATCAACTACGCTACCATCGTAGACCCTGTCCTGCGCGGTGTGCGTAGATATGTGCCTGATTTCGCCGGCATGAAAGCGGGCGACAGCGTCCTGGATGTTTGCTGCGGGAGCGGCGCTCAGGTTTATGAATATACGCGAAGAGGCTTGGTGGCTACTGGACTGGACAACAGTCAGGAGATGTTTGCCCTGGCAGAAAAATACTATAAAAACGGCGCATCCGGGGCCTCGTTCAAACTGGGGGATGCGGCGCATTTGCCGTTCGCAGACGGCAGTTTTGATTTTACTTCTATCTCCATGGCGCTGCATGATAAAGACTTCACCATAGCGAATATGATCGTAAGTGAGATGAAACGCGTGACGCGTCCGGGCGGAATGCTGGTGTTCGTGGACTACAGCGTGCCGTTACCTCGCAGCGTAACGGGTTGTTTCATCCGGGCCATAGAGTTCATGGCCGGGGGCGAGCATTTCCGCAATTTCAGATGTTACATGAAAAATGGCGGTATGCGGCGTGCGATGGAGATTAATGGGCTGAAAGTTGTTAAAGAAACACGTGTCAAAAACGGGAATATAACGCTGTTGCTGGCCTGTGCGCCCTCGTTTGCGCCGTGATAGCGCTTTTAGTGTATAATAGTAAGGTTTCTTTGGGAAATATACCCATGCTGGAGATAAATGTTGCGCAAATGCTCAAGGGCACCATCGGGACTGAGAAAATAGTTCCGGTAAGCGGGAGCGTGGATATAACGGGTTACGGGGAAAGTCCTGTCGAGGGGAAAGTAAGGTTTATACGCACCAACCGCAGCATTCTCGTTAAGGGTACACTCGAGACCCGGGTGCAGGCGAATTGCGCGCGTTGCATTGAAGGGTTCGATTGCCCCTTGACGCTCAATATTGAAGAGGAATACTTCCCTATGACCGATGTCAATTCAGGGGTTCCGTTGCCCGAACCCGAGGAGCCTGGTTATTTTGTGATTGATGAACATCTGATTCTGGACCTGTCCGAGGCTGTGCGCCAGTACGCTTTGATGGCGATTCCCATGAAGCCGCTGTGCCGCCCCGAGTGTCCGGGAATTTTGATATAATCGAAATCTTATAAGGAGCAAGAACGAGTTATGGCACCACTACCCAAGAGAAAAATTGCACACGCCAGGCAGGGCGAGCGCCGCAGCCACATGAAGCTCAAGGCCGAGGCACTGGTCAATTGTCCCCAGTGCAATACCCCCAAACTTTCCCATCATGCCTGCACCAATTGCGGCAGTTATAATGGGCGCGAGGTCATTGAGATCGAGACTCCCAAGAAAAAAGCCTCCTAACATTTAACGGGATTGAGCAAAATTCAGGAGAGATTGACGATGGCTCATTCTCCAAGGGTGGCCTTTGTCTTCCCCGGCCAGGGTTCACAGTTCGTTGGCATGGGGAAAGATGTTTATGCAGGCTTTGAGCAGGCGCGTGCCGTTTTTGACGCGGCGGATAAGGCCCTGGGATCCCAACTTTCGCAGCTATATTTTGAAGGCCCAGAAGAGGAACTGCGTTTAACGGTAAACGTCCAGCCGGCTATAGTGACCTTCAGCCTGGCCA from Dehalococcoidia bacterium carries:
- a CDS encoding DegV family protein, with the protein product VPAFLNIRGRSYRDGVDITPDEVYKKLVKSDVPITTSQPPPGDFAETYRHVLKEADEIVSIHATSKLSGIYNSAVQAREMVNAKGRIEVVDSASVSMGLGLVAIAAARVAKAGVGLPGVLEETRKAVNQVHIWAVFDTLKYVLRGGRLGRASSLLGSVLNVKPVLTMKDGVIHPAGFVRTRARGIEKLLDNLKRFHNVQDVGIVHSSTPEEAQTLRCRLSALVDKNRIYVSRLGPALGVHGGPGTLILALRASDTPKSSVEDAIEKARKRIQLPSFHAPKLNISPLS
- the recG gene encoding ATP-dependent DNA helicase RecG; this translates as MPLDSTRLRQILEQEKKLDYSNKSVFGGLDLFLANWFGQAVSQISQPSRLKQLRKLYPPAFSYGTLSPQEREKWIDSLLTFVKQDDAPQSSEKVIDTAKESSVARKTLSPQTATAASLDSPVTVIKGIAGALSDRFARLGVRTIRDLLYYFPNRHLDYSRLQTVSQLREGNDQTIMANVWEVRPTLLGGRRSTEATLGDESGNVRAVWFNNPYVARQMKSGDRIVMSGRVKIFAGRPVFESPEWELAEDRELVHTGRLVPLYPLTSGLHQRQVRKLVKSVVDDWASKLPEFMPVQILRRLTLLGLNKAIAQAHFPDDAQLKDHARVRLAFDELFLLQLGVMAKKRKWQTEQPGIPLEIDKAVLERFISSLPFNLTQAQRRVTAEIVGDLSRPVAMSRLLQGEVGSGKTVVALEALLMAVANGYQGALMAPTEILAGQHFASVCSMLAGMGKADSKDESLCVFSGITAKPLSIALLISDVKGSAKKELKEKLLSGEIDIIIGTHALIQKEVGFAKLGLVVVDEQHRFGVEQRSALRQKGYNPHMLVMTATPIPRTLALTLYGDLDLSVIDELPPGRQEIKTKWFSPAQRESAYRFLRKQVLEGHQTFIICPLVEESDSVQAKAAIAEYERLSSQVFPDLRLALLHGRMSAADKERVMVAFHSHECDVLVSTPVVEVGIDVPNATVMMIESADRFGLSQLHQFRGRVGRGAAQSYCMLMAENPSDIGRLRLDIIETTQDGFKLADEDLKLRGPGEFFGTRQSGLPDLRMAKLSDIAILEMARAEATRLFQEDPDLKTSENRPLAKELSRIWPQKSGEWS
- a CDS encoding arginine--tRNA ligase gives rise to the protein MDGILEIKQKIAALLKQAAEQAQKESKLPQVALPEIIVERPQNSGHGDYASSLPLKLARSIGKNPIAIAQAIAELIPSTPELASVTVAPPGFINFTLRSDWLSKQVEEILDAGENFGDVDVGKGQSVQVEFVSANPTGPLHVGHGRGAVLGSTLANILEAAGFNVEKEYYINDAGSQMMAFYRSLYARYQQACGIDVEMPQEGYFGQYVIDLAREIKSEEGDRFLNLPADEGAVELGKIGVTKMLALIRGDLQLLGVDFDCWFSEQSLYDNGQFVRVMDILRREGHLAEKEGATWFVSTALGEDKDNVVVRSSGSSTYFGTDIAYHYNKFIERRFDRVIDIWGADHQGHVSRMSAVMGALGVDPARLRVIISQLVTLRRGGESVRVSKRSGDMITLRDVIDEVGVDACRFFFLARSADSQMDFDLELAKKESSENPVYYVQYAHARIASILRLARDEGIDFSDGEVALLTEEPELALVRLMLQLPEIVEFSARTLEPQNLPHYAQDLATCFHSFYKQCRVIAQQSPEQSKARLKLVAAAKVVLARALGLMGMTAPETM
- a CDS encoding Lrp/AsnC family transcriptional regulator, with protein sequence MAAKAFVLVETAVGKNKDVVSTLHKMKGVKSVDTVTGPYDIIAVIEADTLNEIGDIITGKIHAVEGISRTVTCLAV
- a CDS encoding methyltransferase domain-containing protein, giving the protein MFSINYATIVDPVLRGVRRYVPDFAGMKAGDSVLDVCCGSGAQVYEYTRRGLVATGLDNSQEMFALAEKYYKNGASGASFKLGDAAHLPFADGSFDFTSISMALHDKDFTIANMIVSEMKRVTRPGGMLVFVDYSVPLPRSVTGCFIRAIEFMAGGEHFRNFRCYMKNGGMRRAMEINGLKVVKETRVKNGNITLLLACAPSFAP
- a CDS encoding DUF177 domain-containing protein, with product MLEINVAQMLKGTIGTEKIVPVSGSVDITGYGESPVEGKVRFIRTNRSILVKGTLETRVQANCARCIEGFDCPLTLNIEEEYFPMTDVNSGVPLPEPEEPGYFVIDEHLILDLSEAVRQYALMAIPMKPLCRPECPGILI
- a CDS encoding 50S ribosomal protein L32, which produces MAPLPKRKIAHARQGERRSHMKLKAEALVNCPQCNTPKLSHHACTNCGSYNGREVIEIETPKKKAS